tcgttattgtattcgtttcgttattgttctgaggtcgtttcgttattatttccgcatgtctggggcaagttttttgtttaattagtgaaaaaaaattataatatcacaccaacagtcaacaacagagggagagggaagcttcagaagtttttggaggttttttagcgtatttcgcggtcgcgtccgccattaacgaatagattcgttattgtttcggaaatcgattcgttaatgttttgtaatttttttcacatttacgaaatttcgtaaatatcgaactttttaaaaggaaaattttgtaattattttaaataacgaaacgcaaaaacccccaaaaaacgaatcgattttagaaacaaatttttccgttgttacccaggcctaccattTGGCGACCACAAAGGGACtcgatgacctttggggtctcttcggtgattctgtgattctttgcTGCTTCGGTTCTGCCCAGCCAAAGAGCCAGCTGGACCGGTTCCTGGAGGGCATGAATCAGCTTTTCACAGCTAGTTAAACCTCCGGCGCCCCCGGCCCCCGCCTCGCAGGGCTGTTTTGGTGCCTCCGACCAGGAAATGAGCCTGGACCCGGTGCCAGGGAGGCCGGTGGCGGAGGTGCCAGCTTGGTTGCAAAGCACAGGCCGGACTCCCTTTATAAGGCCTTGCTTGGGGCCGAGGAGAAGGCTGAGCCCACCTTTCTCTGGGGCTGAAAGGTGTCCACAACATGAGCGAAGCCCGGCAGATGGCCGCACCCAAGGAGCAGATGGTGGCCGCTGCCCGGTCTCTCGCTTGGGCCTTCCTGCTCTTCTCGCTCTTGGTCCAGTTGCCACCAGACGCCCAGGGCATCTGCTTCTTCCATGCGCAAGGTGAGGAGGGTCCTAGAATCAGAGGCTcatacttactttacttatttagctcaaggatgatggtcctccaactctggtgtcttggtggtgggtacgtaggtggctgtggagacctattcttgatgtTCGCCtccagtgaggacatcggtttccaaatggaaggtggtcctggtcactGTTGGCTTCTctagaggtctttaaacagaggctgggtggtcatctgtctggagggctttgaaggGAGCCACACTGGGGTGTCTTCCAACACTATAGGTCAGACATGGGCATACTTCagcccctccaggtattttggcttgatgtgccttcctcttggcacgtttctccctttctccctccatctgtgcctctttgaattctgcagcactctggtcacagctgacttccagttagagtactcaagggccagcgCTTCCCAGTTCTTCCCAGTCTATGCCACAGAGACTCATAAAGGAGCGCATggctcatctagtccaacctccttctgccttcatgcaggaagagcatccagcctctgtttcaaagcctctaaaTACCTGAAAGGGTGTCACCTTGGgcagggttagcgttagggtgttctgctgccctgggaaCTGTCACTCCCTGAAGCCATGGGTCCCAACTGCAGGAAaatagattccacttaaacatgaggaagaccttgtCGAAGACTttaatggttggaatcactgggttgttgtaggttttttcgggctatatggctatgatctagaggcattctctcctgacgtttcacctgcatctttggcaagcatcctcagaggtagtgaggtctgttggaactaggaaagtgggtttatatatctgtggaatgaccaggtgggacaaaggactcttgtctgttggagctaggtgggaatgggttgttgtagggtttttttgggctatatggctatggtctagaggcattctctcctgacgtttcgcctgcatctatggcaagtatcctcagaggtcgtgaggtctgttggaactaggaaaaatgatttatatatctgtggaatgaccagggtgagacaaagaacccttgtctgctggagctaggtgtgaatgtttcaactgaccaccttgattagcatataatagcctgacaccatggaaaaagaaaatgaaggaagactgccttttctagatgtccttgtCATCAGCAAACCAGGTCAACAATTGGtcacagaaaacccacacatatGGATAGatgcctacataaaaactccaaccatcacccaagtcaaaaaagaagccccattaaagtcTTGGCAGAGCGTGCAAAACgaatctgtgaagcccacctcctccaagaggaactgaaccacctcaactgggctctccaggccaatggagactccacctcagacatcagaagagctgcaagaccactgagaacaagccacgagagtcaagaccaagacccacccagagggaaagcgttcttgccagacatcatgAGAACAACTGACAGCAGAGGGAAgcggatgaggaaacacaacatacagactatctccagacccaccaagaaaatccaacaactgctccgttcagcaaaggacaagagggatcctctgacttctgcaggagtctaccgtagaccatgcagctgtggacaagaaatCTCCAGAGGGACCACGAAGCAcaacagcattgcccagacatgaacCAAGggacacgaaaggcactgcagactacgtcaaccagagaagtcagccatagcagaacacctgaggaaccaacctggacatggcatattattatttgagaacacagaaatgctggaccactctcacaaccaccatgtcaggctacacagagaagctattgaaatccacaagaaacatgtggacaatgtcaacagaaaggaggaaaccatgaaaatgaacacaatctggctcccagtattaaaaaaactctaaaattacaacagcacaacaacagagaggaaacaaacaaggacatctaatcacctctcaacataagtttgctccaggcactgtcaggccattatatgctaatcaaggtggtcagttgaaacattcccacctagttccagcagacaagagtcctttgtcccaccctggacattattccacagatatataaaccctttttcctagttccaacagacctcacaacctctgaggatgcttgccatagatgcaggcgaaacgtcaggagagaatgcctctagaccatggccatatagcccgaaaaaacctacaacaacccatgaggAAGACCCTTTGTCTCAGTAACGGAATATGCttctgcctgggagtctggtggggtctccttctctagaggtctttaaacagatgctgggtggccatctgtctggagggctttgaaggGAGCCACACTGGATGGCCCCGGGGTGTCTTCCAACACTATAGGTCAGACATGGGcatacttcagccctccaggtattttggactgcaactcccacaattcctaacagctgggctgttaggaattgtgggagttgaggtccaaaacacttggatgtCCAAAGTTTGCCTGAgcctgctatagaatcatagaagacttggaagagactgcatgggccatctagtcctgaaatggcagggagaaggtttgaggaaaagagacaaaagagagttcctgaggtctgcAAAAGTATGGTTTATTCTCGGTTGACaccaaccggatatggaccctgATGGTATTCCGGGAAAACAGAGTGATGAACAAAGgaattgccttggtttatataccctttatAAGAATATGCATACATCATACAAGCATCACATTGTGTGTCACAAAATTCCAGTTTTACATTgtcttcaatagcatattttaacttcaacacctttAATGTTCCATTAAGCATCTTTATCTAAAGAGTTGCTATTAGAGGACCATCCTGTACCCCATAGCGCCAGAGTGTCTAACACTGGCTACTGATAGCAAgaacttccatccatcttgagatagGTCTTTCCTGGTACGAAGCCTCTTGATGACAAGGCTACATCATTAATTTTATGATAAGCCCTGCTTGGTACAAAAGGGTCTTTTGATATTTGCCAGAAGCCTTGGACATTCCTTTCCTGGCCTCTTATGGCATCtaatttgcagcttttaagaagagCATATTTTCCCAAGTGAAGTGAAGTCCACGCATACATATCCTTTTGTGACTTCAAATTTATTTTCTAAtttctatttctaatatggttacatccaatatattttccaatatatgtattatgtatttttatcATGCCTTCATCAGTCCAACCCACttattccatgcaggaaaagcaccatcaaagcagccccgacagatggccacccagtttttaaagaaacttccactggactctgaggcagagagttccactgttgagcagctcttaacagtcaggaagtccttcctctaATGTCCAATGGGAATCTCATTTTCTGTCATTTGAACATATTGGGAAGGGGCATTCCATGTGGGGTGGGGAGCCACACACACCTCAGGAAACTGTTCCTGAGCCCAGAGAAGGCTATGTGAATGGTCTGagaggagccccaaaggccatccagaccacccCTTCCACTAAGCTCCAGGTGGCCCCCTAGGCTCGGACTGAGAAGTCAAAGGTGAAGAAAGCCAAGGGCCTCCACCTGCCTGGGAGAGACTCCAGAGGTCAGGAGGGCAACCAGCGAGACCTTTCCCCTTTGGGCCCTGCACTAACATCCCCCTTGATGCCTCTCCTTTGCAGCCCCCTGCCGCTACAAAGGGAAGCCCTTTGCCCCCGGAGAGTCCTGGAGGGGTGCCAACTGCTCCAAGTGCTTCTGCCTGGAGCCCCTCGGCGTGGGATGCTGTGACACGTGAGTAAGGGgttaattgggggaggggggcttacaAGGGTGGGGAGGGTCTTTACTGAAAAGCCAGGGAATGAGGAAACttccagctattaggaattgtgggttgaagtccaaaagacctagaGTACTGGGttatggcacagctggttgggaatcagctgcattaaaatcactactaactgaaggtcatgagttcgaagccagccaggttggaataagctcccgaccatttgtctagcttgctgtcgacctttgcagcctgacagttgcatctgtcaagtaggaaatttgagTACTGCttattaactaatttacgacaccataaaactctccagcagcattgaaaagaatgaggaagtactccatcggtgtcacaagtggacggtgaagcgacagctcccccggtggccatttgtctagcttgctgtcaacctgtgtagcccgaaagacagttgcatctgtcaagtaggaaatttaagtaccgcttatgtggggaggctaacttaactaatttacgaggccataaaactctccagcagcatgcaaaagaatgaggaagtactccatcggtgtcacaagtggacagtgaagcgacagctcccccggtggccatttgtctagcttgctgtcaacctgtgcagcccgaaagacagttgcatctgtcaagttggaaatttaggtatcacttatgtggggaggctaatttaagtaatttatgatgccataaaactctccatcagcgtgcaaaagaataaggaagtactccatcggtgtcacaagtggacggtgaagcgacagctcccccggtggccagaatttgaagcacatcctcatgaagctggaaagaatTTGGCttattaactaatttacgacgccataaaactctccagcagtgtgcaaaagaatgaggaagtactccatcagtgtcacaagtggatggtgaagcaacagctcccccggtggccatttgtctagcttgctgtcaacctgtgcagcccaaaagacagttgcatctgtcaactaggaaatttaggtactgcttatgcagggaggctaactTAAtgaatttatgatgccataaaactctccagcagtgtgcaaaagaatgaggaagtactccatcggtgtcacaagtggacggtgaagcgacagctcccccggtggccatttgtctagcttgctgtcaacctgtgcagcccgaaagacagttgcatctatcaagtaggaaatttaggtatcacttatgtggggaggctaatttaagtaatttatgatgccataaaactctccatcagtgtgcaaaagaataaggaagtactccatcggtgtcacaagtggacggtgaagcgacagctcccccggtggccggaatttgaagcataccctcatgaagctggaaagaatTTGGCttattaactaatttacgacgccataaaactctccagcagtgtgcaaaagaatgaggaagtactccatcggtgtcacaagtggacagtgaagcgacagctcccccggtggccagaattcaaagcataccctcatgaagccggaaagttaaatagcctctgtgtgtctgtctatatacgttgtgtgtctatggcattgaatgtttaccatgtctgtgtgcattgtgatccgccctgagtcccctgcgaggtgagaagggcagaatatacatactgtaagtaagtaagtaaataaaagagggatgaagtttgcccattccctGGAggagactccaaaggccatctagcccaagcatggaccaacttgggacctgcttccagctgttttggacttcagctcccatcattcccaacagcctacctcCAGCCTGCCTCTTTTGTGGCACTGTTCACCCAGCAGGGTGATTTGATCAAATAAACCTGTGGAACGATCTCCTTGCCTTCAGTGTCTGATTGAATAATGACCCTGGAGGATTGGGCTACTTGGtaatagagcaggcatgagccaacttgggccctccctccaggtgttttggacttcaactcccaccattcccaacagcctacctcCAGCCTGCCTCTTTTGTGGCACTGTTCACCCAGCAGGGTGATTTGATCAAATAAACCTGTGGAACGATCTCCTTGCCTTCAGTGTCTGATTGAATAATGACCCTGGAGGATTGGGCTACTTGGtaatagagcaggcatgagccaacttgggccctccctccaggtgttttggacttcaactcccaccattcccaacagcctacctcCAGCCTGCCTCTTTTGTGGCACTGTTCACCCAGCAGGGTGATTTGATCAAATAAACCTGTGGAACGATCTCCTTGCCTTCAGTGTCTGATTGAATAATGACCCTGGAGGATTGGGCTACTTGGtaatagagcaggcatgagccaacttgggccctccctccaggtgttttggacttcaactcccatcattcctaacagccgataggctgttaggaatggtgggagttgaagtccaaaacagctggagggctgaagtttgcccaagcctgatctGACCCAAGGGTCATCCTTTCCCACTGGACCACATTCTCCCTCGGCTTTAGGCGTAGTTTCAGGTGTTTATCAGGCCAAACCTGTTGATCCCGTCCCAGGTGACTTTTGGGACCGTGACAGGTAGATCCCCCACTAAGCCCTCAGGCAGCGTAGTCATGTGCCATTCTGACCGTCTCTGCAAATAATAGTCTAGCTTTCCCCTCCCTTGTATGAAGAACAACTCAGCATGTCAAATACACCTTTTACATGaatgtttacttacttacttaggcaatcccttgttgtccgagtaggataatcctccagggtgggtccgtaggtgactgtggagccctattcttgacccccatgttctcctgcagtgagggcatcgctttccaggtggaaggcagtcctgattggggttggcttgacgtgccttcctcttggcacgtttctctctccattcatgcctcttcaaattctgcagcactgctggtcacagctgacctcctgctggagtgatcaagggccagggcttcccaggtctcTGTGTCCATGCTGGAGTTTTTAGGGTTGGCTTTGAggacatctcttttcctgtccaccaacattccgttttccattcttgagttcggagtagaggaactgctttgggagacggtggtcaggcatctggacaatgtggccggtccagtggagttgatggtggaggaccatcgctttaatgctggtggtctttgcttcttccagaacgctgacatttgtctgcttgtcttctcaagagatttgcaggattttccggaggcagcgctgatggaatggttccaggagttgcgtgtgaaatctgtagacagtccacgtttcgcaggcatagagcagggttgggagtacaatagctttatagacaagcactttggtattcctacggatgtcccggtcctcaaacactctctgcttcattcgggagaATGCTGCAGTCACAGAGCTCAAATAGTGTTGTATTTCcatctcaatgttgacgtctgtagacagtccacgtttcgcaggtgtatagcagggttgggaggacaatagctttataaacaagcaccttggtatccccatggatttcccggtcctcaaacactctctgcttcatttggaaaaatgctgcgctcacagagctcaggcagtgttgcatttcagtgtcaatgttgatgtctgtagacagtctatgttTCGCATACGAAgagcagggtttggaggacaatagctttataaataagcaccttggtctccctacggatgtcccggttctcaaacactctctgcttcattcagaaaaatgctgcacttgcagagctcagacggtgttgtatttcggtgtcgatgttgactttgctggagaggtggctgccaagggagcggaaatggtccacattttctaatgttccaccattaagctgtatctctggcattggagaggggatggctggtgtctgctggaacagcaccttggttttctcgatgttcaatgacaggccgagcttctcgtatgcttctgcaaaggtttagagtggcttgtagatcttcttctgaatgcgcacagacgacgttgtcatcagcatactggagttctataacagatgttgttgtgtccttggttttggctttcagtctgctgaggttcaatAGTCTGTCCAATAGATATAGCTTCCAGTctatccaatagatgatttccactccagtgggaagcttcccatcaacaaggtgaagtatcatagcgatgaagatggaaaataaagttggggcaataacacatcatcccTGTTTGACCCCTGAAATTATAGTAGCTGTGATgggataacaataacaaatgtctgatttgtatcatctcAAACTATCTCCATTCCCATTTCTAGCCTCCGCTGTGGACTTGACTAATTTAGCTCGGATGTTTTGGGTTGtgactgcaaatgtggcaacttttcattctatatttttggaataattcgcttagaatcatagaatcctagaatcaaagagttggaagagacctcgtgggccatccagtccacccccattctgccaagaagcaggaatattgcattcaaatcacccctgacagatggccatccagcctctgtttcaaagcttccaaagaaagagcctccaccacactccctctggggcagagagttccacttctgaacggctctcacagtcaggaagttcttcctcatgttcagatggaatctcctctcttgtagtttgaagccattgttccattgcgtcctagtctcccaggaagcagaaaggaagcttgctccctccccctccctgtggcttcctctcacatatttatacatggctatcatatctcctctcagccttctcttcttcaggctaaacatgcccagctccttaagccgctcctcatagggcttgttctccagaccctagtctccaaggaaacagaaaacaagcttgctccctcctcctccctgtggcttcctctcacatatttatccatggctatcatgtctcctctcagccttctcttcttcaggctaaacatgcccagttccctaagccactcctcatagggcttgttctccagacccttgatcattttagtcgccctcctctggacacattccagcttttcaatatctctcttgaattgtggtgcccagaattggatacaatattccagatgtgatctaaccaacCCTGCTTACAAGTCACagtcctaccggctgttaggaatggtgggagttggagtccaaaacacctggagggaggctgAAGTTGGCTCAGGCCTGGACTAGGCAATCAAGAATGATATCCAAGGGACACTTGAGAGTGGTTCTGGGTTGCAAGAGTGGTTCTGCAGTGCACTGTACCTGCCCCACCTGAGCCTTGCCTTTCTCCCGCAGGATGCAGCTTCCCGTGGACTTCCCGGAGGGCTGCCAGGTGCGCTACGACTCCCGAGCCTGCCAGGTCTCCTTGGTGCAGAAAGGCCGGCCACACCTGCCCTGCGCCAACAGCCTGGAGCCCGGCTGGGGATCGGGGCAGCCCCCCAAACACAAGGACCCCCGGCTGCCCTCGACTGGCAAGCAAAGCCCCCACACAGCCCCCGGCAGGTAGAGCTCCAGAGACCAAGGGCTGAAGGTCAACGGAGACCCTCCTCATTGCAACACGGCCACTCTTCCTTCCCAACTGCCTGTCTcaaatggaattattattattattattattattaggttcttgtaggtttttccgggctatagggccatgttctagaggcatttctcctgacgtttcgcctgcatctatggcaagcttcctcagagggagtgaggtctgttggaaataggaaaatgggtttatatatctgtggaatgaccagggtgggacaaaggactcttgtctgctggagctaggtgtgaatgtttcagctgaccaccttcattagcatttgaaggcctggctgagcctgggaaaatcccctgttgagaggtgttaagatgtgcctggttgtttcctctctgctgttttgctgttgtaattttagagttttttaatactggtagccagattttgttcattttcatggtctcttcctttctgttgaaggaggagcacctgatgaaccaacctggacacagcattttatttgagaagacagaaatgctggaccactctcacaaccatcatgtcagactacacagagaagccattgaaatccacaagaagcaggtggggaatttcaacagaaaggaggaaaccatgacaatgaacaaaatctggctaccagtattaaaaaactctaaaattacaacagcacaacaacagagaggaaacaatcagggacatcttaacatctctcaacagaacattttcccaggctcagccaggccttcaaatgctaatgaaggtggtcagctgaaacattcacacctagctccagcagagaagagttctttgtcccaccctggtcattccacagatatataaacccattttcctatttccaacagacctcactacctctgaggatgcttgccatagatgcaggtgaaacgtcaggagagaatgcctctagaacatggccctatagcccgaaaaaacctacaagaacctagtgattccagccatgaaagccttcgagaatacattattattattatttgatgtgttgtcaaaggtttgttattattgttgacggcttgctttcatggctggaatcactgggttgctgtgagtttttcgggctgtatggccaatgtgttccagcagcattctctcctgacatttcgcctgcatctgtgggtcatggcatagaatcatagaatcctagaatccaagagttggaagagacctcctgggccatccaatccaaccccattctgccaagaagcaggaatattgcattcaaatcacccctgacagatggccatccagcttccaaagaaggagcctccaccacactccagggcagagagttccactgctgaacagctctcacagtcaggaagttcttcctcgcaTCTTCAGAGCTCTgtaggaaatgaggcaagtggagtgtgtgtgtatatatatacacacacacatacacacatacacgcatatgcatatacctgtggaataatttccagggtgggagaaataacctttgcctgtttgaagcaagtgtgaatgttgcagttagcaaactTGAATAGTATTGAGtattctgaacattaggaagcacttcctgactgtgagtgctgttcagcagtggaactctctgcctcggtatgtggtagaggctccttctttggaaacttttaaataaaggctgtctggccatctgtcgggggtgctttgaatgcaatattcctgcttcttggcagaatggggttggactggatggcccaccaggtctcttccaactctagcattctgaGTAGC
This genomic interval from Anolis sagrei isolate rAnoSag1 chromosome 2, rAnoSag1.mat, whole genome shotgun sequence contains the following:
- the MSMP gene encoding prostate-associated microseminoprotein, translated to MSEARQMAAPKEQMVAAARSLAWAFLLFSLLVQLPPDAQGICFFHAQAPCRYKGKPFAPGESWRGANCSKCFCLEPLGVGCCDTMQLPVDFPEGCQVRYDSRACQVSLVQKGRPHLPCANSLEPGWGSGQPPKHKDPRLPSTGKQSPHTAPGR